From Scytonema millei VB511283, the proteins below share one genomic window:
- a CDS encoding sensor histidine kinase: MALHKNFSWSSLWQVISLFAVVLILEFVTPVDYVFGYLYTGPILISASRLGRKATFYTTLAAVGLTILNLWLPGDKIAEPSTVASRIIAAIALIVTGILGDRNRQYEIAIAQQQVQLQSQQELARVREDFASTLTHDLKTPLLGAIETLKAWEQGKFGTVTPTHHKILEKIIRSHQSRLQLVETLLDVYRNDTEGLQLQLAPVDLVTIAQAAIASLTDLAASRQIYINLGYGDSDFRRAMRVNGDALQLARVFTNLLTNGINHSRRGGKVEVVFESQTGYCLVKVLDNGLGITSEQLPHLFERFYQGHSDRQAKGSGLGLYLTRQIISARGGTIWAENRLPQGALFCFRLPALSVYT, translated from the coding sequence ATCGCACTTCACAAAAACTTTAGCTGGAGTTCGCTGTGGCAAGTTATTAGCCTATTTGCAGTAGTGCTGATACTAGAGTTCGTGACTCCTGTAGATTATGTCTTTGGCTATCTTTACACGGGACCAATCCTAATTTCAGCTTCCCGCTTGGGTAGAAAAGCAACATTTTACACTACTCTTGCTGCTGTAGGATTGACAATTTTAAATTTATGGCTGCCTGGGGATAAGATTGCAGAACCTTCAACGGTAGCTAGTCGCATCATTGCCGCGATCGCTCTGATTGTGACAGGAATCTTGGGCGATCGCAACCGTCAATACGAAATTGCGATCGCTCAACAACAAGTTCAGTTACAATCTCAACAGGAATTGGCTAGAGTCAGAGAAGATTTTGCCTCGACGCTTACCCACGACTTAAAAACTCCGTTACTCGGTGCGATTGAAACTCTCAAAGCTTGGGAACAAGGAAAATTTGGCACGGTTACGCCTACCCATCACAAGATTTTAGAAAAAATAATCCGTTCGCATCAGTCTAGATTACAACTGGTGGAAACCTTGCTAGACGTTTATCGCAACGACACGGAAGGATTGCAATTACAACTAGCGCCTGTGGATTTAGTCACAATCGCGCAAGCAGCGATCGCCTCCTTGACAGATCTCGCTGCTTCGCGTCAAATTTATATCAATTTGGGATATGGCGACTCAGATTTTCGCCGCGCCATGCGAGTAAATGGTGACGCGCTGCAATTAGCACGGGTGTTTACCAATCTCCTCACCAACGGAATTAATCATTCGCGTCGCGGTGGTAAGGTAGAAGTGGTATTTGAATCCCAGACGGGATATTGCCTTGTCAAAGTTTTGGATAACGGTTTGGGAATTACCAGCGAACAACTACCCCATTTATTTGAACGATTTTATCAGGGACATAGCGATCGTCAAGCGAAAGGTTCGGGTTTGGGACTCTACCTAACACGGCAAATTATTTCCGCGCGTGGCGGTACAATTTGGGCAGAGAATCGTTTGCCTCAAGGTGCGCTGTTCTGTTTTCGCTTACCCGCTTTGTCAGTTTATACATAA
- a CDS encoding response regulator transcription factor, which produces MSPSLRLLLVEDDELFRLGLEVKLQQESDIEIVAEAEDGETAVEMVQRHALDVVLLDVGLPGIGGVEACRQIKQQNPQLPVLVLTSHSQKSLIARLIAAGAAGYCLKGIAAETLILAIRSVAAGASWWDRTATTEIRTTFEHNPDTGEAIATPAESTLPLTQREREILALIAAGKSNQEIASTLYITPGTVRVHVHTIIQKLGVRDNFVKLR; this is translated from the coding sequence ATGTCTCCTTCCTTACGGTTACTCCTGGTTGAAGATGACGAACTCTTTCGCCTTGGTTTAGAAGTCAAATTGCAACAAGAATCGGATATCGAAATCGTTGCTGAAGCGGAGGATGGAGAAACAGCCGTAGAAATGGTACAGCGTCACGCCCTCGATGTGGTATTACTCGATGTAGGATTACCTGGAATTGGCGGTGTAGAGGCGTGTCGGCAAATTAAACAGCAAAATCCTCAGCTACCAGTTTTAGTTTTAACTTCTCATTCTCAAAAGTCTTTGATTGCGCGGTTGATTGCCGCAGGAGCAGCGGGTTATTGTTTGAAAGGGATTGCTGCCGAGACTTTGATTTTAGCAATTCGTTCGGTGGCTGCTGGTGCTTCTTGGTGGGATCGCACGGCAACCACAGAAATTCGCACTACATTCGAGCATAACCCAGATACGGGTGAGGCGATCGCAACTCCAGCCGAATCGACTTTACCGCTAACACAACGAGAACGAGAGATTTTAGCTTTGATTGCGGCGGGTAAGTCTAACCAAGAAATTGCTTCTACCCTATACATTACCCCAGGTACGGTGAGGGTACACGTCCATACCATTATCCAGAAATTAGGAGTACGCGATAACTTCGTTAAGCTTCGCTAA